From Drosophila suzukii chromosome 2R, CBGP_Dsuzu_IsoJpt1.0, whole genome shotgun sequence, a single genomic window includes:
- the Jon44E gene encoding serine protease 1 yields the protein MKLIVILACLAVASASVIPAEPSKAVAVKDLPRAGKIEGRITNGYPAYEGKVPYIVGLSFNDGGYWCSGSIIGNTWVLTAAHCTNSASHVLIYFGASFRHEAQYTHWVSRSDMIQHPDWNDYLNNDIALIRIPHVDFWSLVNKVELPSYNDRYNSFSGWWAVASGWGRTDNDSGLSNYLNCVDVQILDNNDCRNYYGGNYVTDNTICINTDGGKSSCSGDSGGPLVLHEGNRIVGIVSFGSGEGCTAGRPAGFTRVTGYLDWIRDHTGISY from the coding sequence ATGAAGCTGATTGTGATCCTAGCCTGCCTGGCAGTGGCCTCCGCCAGTGTCATCCCCGCCGAGCCCTCGAAGGCGGTGGCCGTGAAGGACCTGCCCCGCGCCGGAAAGATCGAGGGTCGCATCACCAACGGCTACCCAGCCTACGAGGGCAAGGTGCCCTACATTGTGGGCCTGAGCTTCAACGACGGAGGATACTGGTGCAGTGGCTCCATCATCGGCAACACCTGGGTCCTGACCGCCGCCCACTGCACGAACAGCGCCAGCCATGTGCTCATCTACTTCGGAGCCAGCTTCCGCCACGAGGCCCAGTACACCCACTGGGTGAGCCGCAGCGACATGATCCAGCACCCCGACTGGAACGACTACCTGAACAACGACATCGCCCTGATCCGCATCCCCCACGTGGACTTCTGGAGCCTGGTCAACAAGGTGGAGCTGCCCAGCTACAACGACCGCTACAACAGCTTCTCCGGCTGGTGGGCAGTTGCCTCCGGCTGGGGTCGGACCGACAACGACAGCGGCTTGTCCAACTACCTGAACTGCGTGGACGTCCAGATCCTGGACAACAACGACTGCCGCAACTACTACGGAGGCAACTACGTCACGGACAACACCATCTGCATCAACACCGACGGCGGCAAGTCCTCCTGCAGCGGCGACTCCGGCGGTCCTCTGGTCCTGCACGAGGGCAACCGCATCGTGGGCATCGTGTCCTTCGGCAGCGGTGAGGGATGCACCGCCGGCAGGCCCGCTGGTTTCACCCGCGTCACCGGATACCTGGACTGGATCCGCGACCACACAGGCATTTCCTACTAA
- the LOC108019830 gene encoding phenoloxidase-activating factor 2 encodes MTIWLISAVLLLLALSPGSEAQDTISAMCRTDELCTTVKRCEDSDDSGRMGIGPRSSRYCGTQRVCCEKAQLESWDRSQSSKSRAVSSSIRDKASHILEPPPNESCGLNMECVPRRLCRDNVINDSGVSLINPRISTIQCSKSLYRCCAVDQQVDESNSPYVEKQANFKYKNCGYSNPQGLIPDNDKFNYTEDVSIFGEFPWMVGIFTGRQSFLCGGTLIHPRLVVTSSHNLVNDTVDTLVARAGDWDLNSLNEPYPHQGSRIKEIIMHSEFHPQSLYNDIALLLLDEPIKLAPHIQPLCLPPPESPEVINQMLSSNCFSTGWGAKEAGSDKLENVLKRLNLPLVEHEECQARLRNTRLEARFRLRPSFICAGGDGKDTCKGDGGSPLFCTMPGERDRYQLVGIVSWGVECGVEDVPAVYANVPHLRHWLDEKIRGLGITMQAQ; translated from the exons ATGACGATCTGGCTGATCTCGGCGGTGCTCCTCCTGCTGGCCCTTAGCCCGGGATCCGAGGCCCAGGACACGATTTCGGCGATGTGCCGCACGGACGAGCTGTGCACCACGGTGAAGCGGTGCGAGGACTCGGACGACTCCGGTCGCATGGGTATTGGTCCGCGCAGCTCCCGCTACTGCGGCACCCAAAGGGTCTGCTGCGAAAAGGCCCAGTTGGAGAGCTGGGACAGATCGCAGAGCTCAAAGTCCCGGGCCGTCTCCTCCTCGATCCGAGATAAGGCCTCCCACATCTTGGAGCCGCCGCCGAACGAGAGTTGCGGCCTGAATATGGAGTGCGTACCCAGGAGGCTGTGTCGCGACAATGTTATCAACGACTCCGGGGTGAGCCTGATCAATCCCAGGATCAGCACGATTCAGTGCAGCAAGTCCCTATACCGCTGTTGCGCTGTGGACCAACAG GTGGACGAATCTAACAGTCCGTATGTGGAGAAGCAGGCTAACTTCAAGTACAAGAACTGCGGCTACAGCAATCCCCAGGGCCTGATCCCCGACAACGACAAGTTCAACTACACGGAGGACGTCTCCATATTCGGCGAGTTCCCTTGGATGGTGGGCATCTTCACCGGGCGGCAGTCGTTCCTCTGCGGCGGCACCCTGATCCATCCGCGGCTGGTCGTGACCTCGTCACACAACCTGGTCAACGATACGGTGGACACCCTGGTGGCCAGGGCCGGGGACTGGGATCTGAACAGCCTCAACGAGCCGTACCCGCACCAGGGCAGCCGCATCAAGGAGATCATCATGCACTCGGAATTCCACCCGCAATCCCTGTACAACGACATTGCCTTGCTGCTCCTGGACGAGCCCATCAAGTTGGCTCCGCACATCCAGCCGCTGTGCCTGCCGCCGCCGGAATCGCCGGAGGTGATCAACCAGATGCTCTCGTCCAACTGTTTCTCCACGGGCTGGGGGGCCAAGGAGGCGGGCAGCGACAAGCTGGAGAACGTGCTCAAGCGGCTCAACCTGCCGCTGGTGGAGCACGAGGAGTGCCAGGCGAGGCTGAGGAACACGCGCCTGGAGGCTCGCTTCCGGCTGCGGCCCAGCTTCATCTGCGCCGGCGGAGATGGCAAGGACACCTGCAAGGGCGACGGCGGATCACCTCTTTTCTGCACCATGCCCGGCGAGAGGGATCGCTACCAGCTGGTGGGCATCGTGTCCTGGGGCGTCGAGTGCGGCGTCGAGGATGTTCCCGCCGTGTACGCCAATGTGCCCCACCTGCGCCACTGGCTCGATGAGAAGATCAGGGGACTGGGCATCACGATGCAGGCGCAATGA
- the LOC108019831 gene encoding phenoloxidase-activating factor 2, whose product MNADFVLLISLALISHIPVGLSATCESNEICISKKRCDETDDSGRGILVKRVLEKSCGRGLVCCDKVQVENYDAYEAEIEYRNQRRGNPWGSSESPLEAAAKEEPTVAKKEEEGYKSCGVKRECVPRHLCTTGVVNEDGRYIIKPRINDDSNFGCRSVEQCCPLDDRIEEGHNPMQRNVKDFQPKGCGYSNTNGLFYQLDGYSGGESVFAEFPWMVVLMDLAGKYICGGALIHPQLVLTSAHNVANYSEDTMVVRAGEWDLNSQTEVLPHQMRPISELHRHEDFNKLTIYNDIALVVLDQPLQLAPHIQPICLPPSETPQLEEDLQNAHCLATGWGHKTFTSLKMENLLKRIELPMVDHKSCQRLLRRTILGRHYNLHASFICAGGEEGKDTCNYDGGSPLFCTMPGQKDRYQLVGIVSWGIECGEKDVPAAYTNVAYLRNWIDRQVVKSGFPLIEIP is encoded by the exons ATGAATGCGGATTTTGTGCTACTGATCAGTCTGGCACTGATTTCCCACATACCGGTGGGTCTTTCGGCCACCTGCGAGAGCAACGAGATCTGCATTAGCAAAAAACGGTGCGATGAGACGGATGACTCCGGCAGGGGAATACTGGTCAAGCGTGTACTCGAAAAAAGCTGCGGTCGCGGACTAGTTTGCTGCGATAAGGTGCAGGTGGAGAACTACGACGCGTATGAGGCCGAAATCGAGTACCGGAACCAGCGCCGGGGAAATCCCTGGGGCTCTTCGGAAAGTCCTTTGGAAGCCGCAGCGAAAGAGGAACCAACGGTGGCCAAGAAGGAGGAAGAGGGTTACAAAAGTTGTGGCGTGAAGCGGGAGTGTGTGCCCCGCCACCTCTGCACCACCGGAGTGGTCAACGAGGACGGTCGGTACATCATCAAGCCCCGGATAAATGACGACAGCAACTTCGGCTGCCGATCCGTGGAGCAGTGCTGTCCGCTAGACGATCGG ATCGAGGAGGGTCACAATCCCATGCAGCGCAACGTGAAGGACTTCCAGCCCAAGGGCTGCGGCTACAGCAATACCAACGGGCTGTTCTACCAGCTGGATGGGTATAGCGGTGGGGAGTCCGTCTTCGCCGAGTTCCCCTGGATGGTGGTCCTTATGGACTTGGCCGGCAAGTACATCTGCGGCGGCGCCCTGATCCACCCGCAGCTGGTGCTGACCAGTGCCCACAACGTGGCCAATTACAGTGAAGACACGATGGTGGTTCGGGCTGGCGAGTGGGATCTCAACAGCCAGACGGAGGTGCTTCCCCACCAGATGCGCCCGATCAGCGAGCTGCATCGCCACGAAGATTTCAACAAACTGACCATTTACAACGACATTGCGTTGGTGGTGCTGGACCAACCGTTACAGCTGGCGCCGCACATCCAGCCTATCTGCCTGCCGCCGTCGGAGACGCCTCAGCTGGAGGAGGACCTGCAGAATGCCCACTGCCTGGCCACTGGATGGGGGCACAAGACCTTCACGTCCCTCAAAATGGAAAACCTTCTAAAGCGCATCGAGCTTCCGATGGTGGACCACAAATCCTGCCAGCGGCTGTTGCGCAGAACGATCCTCGGGCGTCATTATAATCTCCATGCGAGCTTCATTTGTGCCGGCGGGGAGGAGGGCAAGGACACCTGCAACTACGACGGAGGCTCTCCATTGTTTTGCACAATGCCCGGACAAAAGGATCGCTACCAGCTGGTGGGCATCGTATCCTGGGGCATCGAGTGTGGCGAGAAGGATGTGCCCGCGGCCTACACGAATGTGGCCTACCTGAGGAACTGGATCGATCGACAGGTGGTGAAGAGTGGGTTCCCATTGATTGAGATCCCTTAG
- the LOC108019832 gene encoding hydroxysteroid dehydrogenase-like protein 2, whose product MKNTGKLKGKTLFITGASRGIGKAIALKAARDGANIVIAAKTAEPHAKLPGTIYTAAEEIERAGGRALPCIVDVRDERQVQQAVEAAVAKFGGIDIVVNNASAISITGTLETEMKRYDLMQNINTRGTFLVSKTCLPYLLKSENPHILNLAPPLNMSAKWFANHTAYTIAKYGMSMCVLGMAEEFRTQGVAVNALWPRTTIHTAAVEMLHGSEGALYSRTPEIMADAAYIIFCRDSREYTGNFFVDDEVLMDVGVRDLAKYACYPENIHLLSTDIFLDEAGPSAKL is encoded by the exons ATGAAGAACACCGG AAAACTAAAGGGAAAGACCCTGTTCATCACCGGCGCGTCCCGGGGAATCGGAAAGGCCATCGCCCTCAAGGCGGCCCGTGATGGAGCTAATATAGTCATAGCAGCCAAGACCGCCGAGCCCCATGCCAAGCTGCCCGGAACCATATACACGGCTGCGGAGGAGA TCGAGCGGGCCGGTGGTAGAGCGCTCCCCTGCATTGTTGACGTGCGCGACGAGCGGCAGGTGCAGCAGGCCGTGGAGGCGGCGGTGGCCAAGTTCGGAGGCATCGACATCGTGGTGAACAACGCCAGCGCCATCTCCATTACGGGCACCCTCGAGACGGAGATGAAGCGCTACGATCTTATGCAGAACATCAACACCCGGGGAACCTTCCTAGT ATCAAAGACTTGCCTGCCTTATCTGCTGAAAAGCGAAAACCCTCACATTCTGAACCTTGCGCCCCCGCTGAACATGAGTGCCAAGTGGTTCGCCAACCACACCGCCTACACCATCGCCAAGTACGGGATGTCCATGTGCGTGCTGGGCATGGCGGAGGAGTTCCGCACCCAGGGAGTGGCCGTGAATGCCCTCTGGCCCCGCACCACGATCCACACGGCGGCCGTTGAGATGCTCCACGGATCGGAGGGGGCTCTGTACTCCCGGACGCCCGAGATAATGGCCGATGCGGCCTACATTATATTTTGCCGTGACTCCAGGGAGTACACTGGCAACTTCTTTGTGGACGACGAGGTGCTGATGGACGTGGGCGTCAGGGATCTCGCAAAGTACGCATGCTATCCGGAGAATATTCACCTGTTGTCTACCGATATTTTCCTAGATGAAGCTGGCCCCTCGGCCAAGCTGTAA
- the LOC108019574 gene encoding CTD nuclear envelope phosphatase 1, with amino-acid sequence MVSQLPAQSAHLVKLAPSGQVAAAVVSNLQRSRSSSARRRLISILFAGDLGNYIRRLLAHVARKIGALFRPDLALTYKDVAISPAMAQKLAEVGRKTLILDLDETLVHSCYSDPDTHDNVGCNLLPEDAQPDYVLSVTIEGVEPISFRVFKRPHVDEFLEFVSKWYDVVIYTASLEVYAAQVVDLLDAGRGMMPRRFYRQHCRNSAPLIAKDLTLVNPDMSGTLIIDNSPYAYRDFPENALPIKTFIYDPGDTELLKLLPFLDALRFTKDVRSILGRRVVRSTMVRSTVSSTYR; translated from the coding sequence ATGGTCAGCCAGCTGCCCGCGCAGTCAGCACATCTAGTCAAGCTCGCTCCCTCCGGCCAGGTGGCCGCTGCCGTGGTCAGCAATCTCCAGAGATCGCGATCGAGCTCCGCCCGCCGGAGGCTCATCTCGATACTGTTCGCCGGCGACCTGGGCAACTACATTAGACGACTGTTGGCCCATGTGGCGAGGAAGATCGGGGCGCTCTTTCGGCCGGACCTGGCACTCACCTACAAGGATGTGGCCATCTCCCCGGCCATGGCCCAGAAACTGGCCGAGGTAGGCCGAAAAACCCTAATCCTCGACCTGGACGAGACTCTGGTGCACTCCTGCTACAGCGATCCGGATACCCACGACAACGTGGGATGCAACCTGTTGCCCGAAGACGCACAGCCCGATTATGTGCTCAGCGTGACGATCGAGGGTGTCGAACCGATCTCCTTCCGGGTCTTTAAACGGCCTCATGTCGACGAGTTTCTGGAATTTGTGTCCAAGTGGTACGACGTGGTGATCTACACGGCCAGCCTGGAGGTCTATGCCGCCCAGGTGGTGGACCTTCTGGACGCGGGACGGGGCATGATGCCGCGTCGCTTCTACCGGCAGCACTGCCGCAACTCCGCGCCATTGATCGCCAAGGATCTGACCCTGGTCAACCCGGACATGAGCGGCACCTTGATCATCGACAACTCGCCGTATGCGTACCGCGATTTCCCGGAAAATGCTCTCCCCATCAAGACGTTCATCTACGACCCCGGAGACACGGAGCTGCTGAAACTGCTGCCCTTCCTCGATGCCCTGCGTTTCACCAAGGACGTTCGATCGATTCTGGGCCGGCGTGTTGTCCGCTCCACGATGGTCCGCTCCACGGTTTCATCTACCTACCGATGA